One Antedon mediterranea chromosome 1, ecAntMedi1.1, whole genome shotgun sequence genomic window, CAttgtattatgaaattaatgtaTATACTAATTCTGGGACTAATTCATAACTAATGATAgattaattactatttttagttttagtaaTGTCACTCGCATTACATTGTCCATTTTTTAACGTCACTCGCATTACATGTCACTCGCATTTCACTTTTCAATGTCTCAACAATTTTGTATTTACggggattttttatttttcaaattttaattgtTCAAAGTAGTATagctaaattataaaatttcatttaaaaaaattatcatgatggtataaaaaaaaaaatcatttttttttgtcactcgCATTACATACCCTAATATATAACAGAATATACACAGCACTCCTATATGGGATATTCAACATTTGTAGTTATATCATATTTTCCATACATCTTAAGTGTACTATTACTTAGACATGttactttataaatattgcTTTGTTGGGAAAATAATAATCAGTTAACGTAATTACCTGTTTTTCAcacctaaaaaatatatattcaacatTGAATAAACGTAATTTTTTGGCTGCAAAAAGtcataaatgaattgaaaaagttaaaaacctAGTTCCCACATATTCAAAGAGTAACATAAACACAAATTTTGAGCTgactaattaatttgaatttttttggtCATGTCCATGTTTGCATGGAATTGCCCTTATAAAAAGGACAAATTATACCGTTTTCTCTTAATCAGAAATTTTTCTGCAATCCAATTTTAGGGTCAAAGTGAGAAACTATTCTGTGACACAAATATTACAGAGCCGGAGTATAAtcttaaacaattattttattgtattttatagagTAACGGTTCAAGATGCCGAAGCTTGTATGCAGTAAAACATTTGTGACTCCTCGACGTCCTTTTGAAAAGGAACGTTTAGACCAAGAGTTAAAACTTATTGGAGAGTTTGGTCTTCGTAACAAGCGTGAAGTTTGGCGTGTCAAGTATACTTTGGCAAAGATCAGAAAATCTGCACGTCATCTGTTGACACTTGAAGAAAAGGATTCACGCCgtttgtttgaaggtttgttTCAATTCTGATTTTTAGTGGCAGGTAAATCTTTTTCTGTCGCATTATAGAATTAACTTTTCCTCTAACTGCATTATTAGTAATTGATTGTTAATATGTTTTTAGGTAATGCACTTTTACGTCGTTTGGTTCGTATTGGAGTGTTGGACGAGTCCAAAATGAAGCTTGATTATGTTTTGGGTCTACGTGTTGAGGACTTTATGGAACGTCGTCTTCAAACCCAAGTGTTCAAGCTTGGATTGGCAAAGAGCATTCACCATGCCAGAATCTTGATAAGACAAAGACATATAAGGTAAGCTTGCTGTCAATGTCAAATTACATTCAATCATTTTGATTAATTCCCATGTAAAGCCATACTATTACTACATACTGTATTAATGATTTAGTTTGATTTATTCGTTCATATAGCTGAATGTCAAACAGATTAGTAGTTTAAAATCTGGGAGGTCAATGTAACCTGTTTTACACACCTTACTGGAATTTGACAGAGATGTCTGTAAGGTCAATGTAACAGTGTACACACCTCAGAAGGTCATACTCCTGCAATGTGCAAAAAGTTTCTTTGAGGTCAATGTAACAGTGTACACACCTCAGAAGGTCATACTCCTGCAATGTGCAAAAAGTTTCTTTGAGGTCAATGTAACAGTGTACACACCTCAGAAGGTCATACTCCTGCAATGTGCAAAAAGTTTCTTTGAGGTCAATGTAACAGTGTACACACCTCAGAAGGTCATACTCCTGCAATGTGCAAAAAGTTTCTTTGAGGTCAATGTAACAGTTTTACACACCTCAGGAGGTCATATCCTGTGATGTGCAAAACATTTCTTTGAGGTCAATGTAACAGTTATACACACCTTGGAGGTCATACTCCTGTGATGTGCAAAAAGTTTCTTTGAGGTCAATGTAACTGTTTTACACACCTCAGGTCATATTTTGTGATGTGCAAAAAAGTTTCTTTGAGGTCAATGTACCAGTTTTACACACCTCAGAAGGTCATACGCTTGTGATGTGCAAAAAGTTTCTTTGAGGTCAATGTAACAGTTTTACACACCTCAGAAGGTCATACGCTTGTG contains:
- the LOC140039781 gene encoding small ribosomal subunit protein uS4-like, producing the protein MPKLVCSKTFVTPRRPFEKERLDQELKLIGEFGLRNKREVWRVKYTLAKIRKSARHLLTLEEKDSRRLFEGNALLRRLVRIGVLDESKMKLDYVLGLRVEDFMERRLQTQVFKLGLAKSIHHARILIRQRHIRVRKQVVNIPSYIVRLDSQKHIDFSLRSPYGGGRAGRVKRKNAKKGKGGDDEEEEDED